The following are encoded in a window of Streptomyces sp. SAT1 genomic DNA:
- a CDS encoding amino acid adenylation domain-containing protein encodes MLPLSPLQQGMLFHSVYDAGRGAADVYTVQVTVALAGPVDAARLERAAVALLRRHPNLRAGFWHEGVPQPVQFVPAEVRIGVDRADLSAAGEAGRALAELERAELGRRFELHRPPLVRLVLARVADDDHRLVITVHHILVDGWSMPLLVGDLLALYGSDGDVSALPAARPYRDYLKWLKKQDVAAAEAAWRRALATLEEPTLVAPADPARPAVRPGVHALELSAGATARLTAAARRLGTTPSTLIQCAWGLVIGQVTGRQDVVVGLTVSGRPDEIPGVESMLGLFITTVPVRLVTRPEESVAGLLRRFRDEQNALLAHHHLGLGPIQKQAGGRELFDTLVVIENYPVDPGATRTVGGGLRVTGVEARDATHYPLTLAVALEERALLRLEYRPDLFDARHAELLAGRLALALERLSGPPEVAVGTLELLPEAESRRVRESWRGAVREVPGGTVADRFAEQVARTPDAVAVVAGEVTLTFAELERRAARLASLLVARGVGPESVVALAVPRSAESVVAILAVLRAGGAYLPLDLDHPEDRLAYMLDDAAPVCVLTTSDAVGLLPRTGGPERILLDAPLTGVEAAGTVPVPPDVVAEHPAYVIYTSGSTGRPKGVVLTHGGLSNLYANHIGEVFAPVVAAAGGRTLRALHTASFSFDTSWEQLFWLIAGHELHVLDEVGRRDAEFVVGYVRGRRIDAMDVTPTYARQLLDWGLLDAAHHRPALLLLGGEAVPPELWSEVRDAGGVMSVNLYGPTEYTVDALAADLSVRGTPVVGRPIGNTGAYVLDGALRPVPAGTTGELYLAGHGTARGYLGRFALTAERFVADPYGPPGTRMYRTGDLVRLGTDGQLEYLGRADDQVKIRGYRIEPGEVESALVALAGVASAAVVVREDTPGVKRLAGYVTGVADPVAVRAELAAVLPDHMVPAAVVVVDALPTTVNGKLDRAALPAPVLTGAAVSRAPRDAREETLCRVFAEVLGLASAGVDDDFFALGGDSIVSIQLVTRARKEGLVLSPRDVFEQRTPAGLATAARAVDAGAAPVVSREPLVVPDAAGRAALAGAFGEIAEVLPLAPLQEGLYFHAVYDDRALDVYLMQNFVELRHAVDTAALRAAFDAMLRRHPNLRSGFWHEGLPQPVQAVPAAWELPWCVEDLTGLDEEAQRSAQREFSLADAATRFDLSAPPLMRVTLLKFAEDRWMLCVTQHHILTDGWSESLFFEELFALYGRGGDLDSLPPVTPYRDYLRWLADTDSSAALDAWRAHLSGLDQATLVAPADPARQPVTAEVVDIALGAELSDGLRQFARGCGVTLNTVLSAAWALSLAALTGRDDVVFGATVSGRPADVPGVDHMIGMFMNTLPFRVTLRPDEPLRDLLVRVQREHAELLPHHYLGLGRIQRATGLGTLFDTLYVFRNTPLDDAAREEAVARYGIGWTHSVDGTHYPLTLAVTPGPSLELSLAYRPDLYDAATAGELAARLRRLVGQFAAGGATAVGRLHALADEERAALLELGDDTGHSVPDVSLIDLFAGQAAATPDATALVFEDERLSYAELDERSCRLARVLIERGAGPERTVALGLPRSADFVVALFAVLRTGAAYLPLDLDHPVDRLAAMVEDAAPLCLVTSTAVAGRVPSVPGVPPLVLDAPPTAADLAGRSGAPVTEDELIAPRDGRHPAYLIYTSGSTGRPKGVVVPYAGLVNMLFNHRERVFGPAVELAGGRRMRVAHTVSFAFDMSWEEFFWLVDGHEVHVIGEELRLDPAALTAHYDRVGIDVVNVTPSYGQQLVDAGLLDADRHRPTLVLLGGEAVPDSLWTLLRDTEGTMGYNLYGPTEYTINALGAEADASASSCVGRPIHNTRAYVLDSALRPVPRGVPGELYLAGAGLARGYFRRPALTAERFVADPFGGPGTLMYRTGDLVRWRADGQLDYLGRTDHQVKIRGFRIELGEIESALTGDPAVAAAAVAVHTGPGGVKRLVAYTVAASGGAHAPDAPDEPGTGALRARLSALLPEFMVPSVFVPLDALPLTVNGKVDRAALPAPAFGDTGGGRPPKDAREELLCGLFAEVLGLERVGVEDNFFDLGGHSLLAMRLVGRIRAELGVPVQVGTVMSAPTVAGVAARIGTDARRDALRVLLPLRERGSRAPLFCFHPASGFSWQYTGLLRNLDPERPVYGVQSPGLSGELPAVADVAGLCELYLAEIRAVQPEGPYHFAGYSFGGTVAHTLAAMLQERGEDVAFLALLDAYPPEREDWSHLDSPDWRERLEREESGFLLAVAGLDGDSGRAVSRAEAVAAIRDSQGLLAGFDEELLHAVVDTNVHCVRLLSRSRTRHFRGPVLFFTAARSTPAEDAPGLVWPAHIDGPLTEHVLDCGHDEVMSARALDEIGPLLDAALRAVPDGGPQRPPTAIDPASASQLR; translated from the coding sequence ATGCTGCCGCTGTCCCCCTTGCAGCAGGGCATGTTGTTCCATTCCGTCTACGACGCCGGACGCGGCGCCGCCGACGTGTACACCGTGCAGGTCACGGTGGCGCTGGCGGGGCCGGTCGACGCGGCCCGGCTGGAGCGGGCGGCGGTCGCGCTGCTGCGTCGGCACCCGAATCTGCGGGCCGGGTTCTGGCACGAAGGGGTGCCGCAGCCGGTGCAGTTCGTGCCGGCGGAGGTGCGCATCGGTGTCGATCGCGCCGATCTGTCCGCCGCCGGGGAGGCCGGGCGGGCGCTGGCCGAGCTGGAACGCGCCGAGCTGGGGCGGCGGTTCGAGCTGCACCGGCCGCCGCTGGTGCGGCTGGTGCTGGCCCGGGTCGCCGACGACGACCACCGGCTGGTGATCACCGTGCACCACATCCTGGTGGACGGATGGTCGATGCCGCTGCTGGTGGGCGATCTGCTGGCGCTGTACGGCAGCGACGGCGACGTGTCCGCGCTGCCCGCGGCGCGTCCGTACCGGGACTATCTGAAGTGGCTGAAGAAGCAGGACGTGGCGGCGGCCGAGGCCGCCTGGCGGCGGGCGCTGGCGACGCTGGAGGAGCCGACGCTGGTCGCGCCGGCCGACCCGGCGCGTCCGGCGGTGCGGCCGGGGGTGCACGCGCTGGAGCTGTCGGCCGGGGCCACGGCGCGGCTGACGGCGGCCGCGCGGCGGCTCGGGACGACGCCGAGCACGCTGATCCAGTGTGCGTGGGGCCTGGTCATAGGTCAGGTGACGGGCCGTCAGGACGTGGTGGTCGGTCTGACGGTGTCGGGCCGCCCGGACGAGATACCGGGGGTCGAGTCGATGCTCGGTCTGTTCATCACCACCGTGCCGGTCCGGCTGGTGACGCGCCCCGAGGAGAGCGTGGCGGGGCTGCTGCGGCGGTTCCGGGACGAGCAGAACGCGCTGCTCGCCCACCACCACCTGGGGCTCGGCCCGATCCAGAAGCAGGCGGGCGGCCGGGAGCTGTTCGACACGCTCGTGGTGATCGAGAACTATCCCGTGGACCCGGGGGCGACGCGCACGGTCGGCGGCGGGCTCCGGGTGACCGGGGTGGAGGCGCGTGACGCCACGCACTATCCGCTGACCCTCGCCGTGGCGCTGGAGGAGCGCGCTCTGCTGCGTCTGGAGTACCGCCCCGACCTGTTCGACGCCCGGCACGCGGAACTGCTCGCCGGGCGTCTGGCCCTGGCGCTGGAGCGACTGTCCGGGCCTCCCGAAGTCGCTGTCGGCACCCTGGAGCTGCTGCCGGAGGCGGAGTCCCGGCGGGTGCGCGAGAGCTGGCGGGGCGCGGTGCGGGAGGTACCGGGCGGTACGGTCGCCGACCGGTTCGCGGAGCAGGTGGCGCGGACGCCGGACGCCGTCGCGGTGGTCGCGGGCGAGGTGACGCTGACCTTCGCCGAGCTGGAGCGGCGGGCCGCGCGGCTGGCCTCACTGCTCGTCGCGCGCGGGGTGGGCCCGGAGTCGGTGGTGGCGCTCGCGGTGCCGCGGTCGGCGGAGTCGGTGGTGGCGATCCTCGCGGTGCTGCGGGCCGGTGGTGCCTATCTGCCGCTCGACCTGGACCATCCGGAGGACCGGCTGGCGTACATGCTCGACGACGCCGCTCCGGTGTGCGTGCTGACCACCTCCGACGCGGTCGGTCTGCTGCCGCGGACGGGCGGGCCGGAGCGGATCCTGCTGGACGCGCCCCTGACCGGGGTCGAGGCGGCCGGGACGGTGCCCGTGCCGCCGGACGTGGTGGCGGAGCATCCGGCGTACGTGATCTACACCTCGGGTTCGACGGGCCGCCCCAAGGGCGTGGTGCTCACCCACGGCGGCTTGTCCAACCTGTACGCGAACCACATCGGCGAGGTCTTCGCTCCGGTGGTCGCGGCGGCGGGCGGGCGCACCCTGCGGGCCCTGCACACGGCGTCGTTCAGCTTCGACACCTCCTGGGAGCAGCTGTTCTGGCTGATCGCCGGGCACGAGCTGCATGTGCTGGACGAAGTGGGCCGCCGCGACGCGGAGTTCGTCGTGGGATACGTCCGCGGGCGGCGCATCGACGCGATGGACGTGACCCCCACCTACGCCCGCCAGCTGCTCGACTGGGGCCTGCTGGACGCCGCGCACCACCGGCCCGCGCTGCTGCTGCTCGGTGGCGAGGCGGTGCCGCCGGAGCTGTGGTCCGAGGTGCGGGACGCCGGTGGCGTCATGTCGGTGAACCTGTACGGGCCGACCGAGTACACGGTGGACGCGCTCGCCGCCGACCTCTCGGTGCGCGGCACGCCGGTCGTGGGGCGGCCCATCGGCAACACCGGCGCCTATGTGCTGGACGGCGCGCTGCGCCCGGTTCCGGCGGGGACGACGGGCGAGCTGTACCTCGCCGGTCACGGCACGGCGCGCGGCTATCTGGGCCGGTTCGCGCTGACCGCCGAGCGGTTCGTCGCCGACCCCTACGGCCCGCCCGGCACCCGGATGTACCGCACCGGTGACCTCGTACGGCTGGGCACTGACGGGCAGTTGGAGTATCTGGGGCGGGCCGACGACCAGGTGAAGATCCGGGGTTACCGGATCGAGCCGGGCGAGGTGGAGTCCGCGCTCGTCGCGCTGGCGGGCGTGGCGTCCGCCGCGGTCGTGGTGCGCGAGGACACTCCCGGGGTCAAGCGGCTGGCCGGCTATGTGACCGGCGTCGCCGATCCGGTCGCGGTCCGCGCGGAGCTGGCGGCGGTGCTGCCCGATCACATGGTGCCGGCGGCGGTCGTGGTGGTGGACGCGTTGCCGACGACGGTCAACGGCAAGCTGGACCGGGCCGCGCTGCCCGCTCCGGTGCTGACGGGGGCGGCGGTGTCCCGGGCGCCTCGCGACGCCCGTGAGGAGACGCTGTGCCGGGTCTTCGCGGAAGTGCTGGGTCTGGCCTCGGCGGGTGTGGACGACGACTTCTTCGCCCTGGGCGGTGACAGCATCGTCTCCATCCAGCTGGTGACGCGCGCTCGCAAGGAGGGCCTGGTGCTCTCCCCGCGTGATGTGTTCGAGCAGCGCACCCCGGCGGGTCTGGCCACCGCCGCCCGCGCTGTGGACGCCGGCGCCGCACCGGTCGTGTCCCGGGAGCCGCTGGTGGTCCCGGACGCGGCCGGGCGGGCGGCGCTCGCCGGTGCGTTCGGTGAGATCGCCGAGGTGCTGCCGCTGGCGCCGCTCCAGGAGGGCCTGTACTTCCACGCGGTGTACGACGACCGGGCGCTGGACGTCTATCTGATGCAGAACTTCGTGGAGCTGCGGCACGCCGTCGACACGGCCGCGCTGCGGGCCGCGTTCGACGCGATGCTGCGCCGGCACCCCAATCTCCGCTCGGGCTTCTGGCACGAGGGTCTGCCCCAGCCGGTGCAGGCCGTCCCGGCCGCCTGGGAACTGCCGTGGTGCGTCGAGGACTTGACCGGTCTCGACGAGGAGGCGCAGCGGTCCGCGCAGCGTGAGTTCTCCCTCGCCGACGCGGCGACCCGCTTCGACCTGTCCGCGCCGCCGCTGATGCGCGTGACACTGCTCAAGTTCGCCGAGGACCGCTGGATGCTGTGTGTGACGCAGCATCACATCCTGACCGACGGCTGGTCGGAGTCGCTGTTCTTCGAGGAGCTGTTCGCGCTGTACGGGCGCGGCGGCGACCTGGATTCACTGCCCCCGGTGACGCCGTACCGGGACTATCTGCGGTGGCTCGCGGACACCGACTCCTCGGCGGCGCTGGACGCCTGGCGGGCGCATCTGTCGGGGCTGGACCAGGCGACCCTGGTCGCACCGGCCGACCCGGCGCGGCAGCCGGTCACCGCCGAGGTGGTGGACATCGCGCTCGGCGCAGAACTCAGCGACGGGCTGCGGCAGTTCGCCCGTGGCTGCGGGGTGACGCTGAACACCGTGCTGTCGGCCGCCTGGGCGCTGTCGCTGGCGGCGCTGACCGGCCGGGACGACGTGGTGTTCGGTGCCACGGTCTCGGGCCGCCCGGCGGACGTGCCCGGCGTCGACCATATGATCGGCATGTTCATGAACACGCTGCCGTTCCGGGTGACGCTGCGCCCGGACGAGCCGCTGCGGGACCTGCTGGTACGGGTGCAGCGCGAGCACGCCGAGCTGCTGCCGCACCACTACCTGGGTCTCGGCCGTATCCAGCGGGCCACCGGGCTCGGGACCCTGTTCGACACGCTGTACGTCTTCCGGAACACGCCGCTGGACGACGCCGCCCGCGAGGAGGCCGTCGCCCGGTACGGCATCGGCTGGACGCACAGTGTGGACGGCACCCACTACCCGCTGACGCTGGCGGTGACGCCCGGCCCCTCGCTGGAGCTGAGCCTCGCCTACCGGCCCGACCTGTACGACGCGGCGACCGCCGGGGAGCTGGCGGCCCGGCTGCGCCGACTGGTCGGGCAGTTCGCGGCGGGCGGTGCCACCGCGGTGGGCCGGCTGCACGCGCTGGCGGACGAGGAGCGGGCGGCGCTGCTGGAACTGGGCGACGACACGGGGCACTCGGTGCCGGACGTGTCGCTGATCGACCTGTTCGCGGGGCAGGCCGCGGCCACTCCGGACGCGACGGCGCTGGTCTTCGAGGACGAGCGGCTGAGCTACGCCGAGCTGGACGAGCGGTCCTGCCGTCTGGCGCGGGTCCTGATCGAGCGGGGCGCCGGTCCCGAGCGCACGGTGGCGCTGGGCCTGCCGCGCTCGGCGGACTTCGTCGTCGCCCTGTTCGCGGTGCTGAGGACGGGCGCCGCGTATCTGCCGCTGGACCTGGACCATCCGGTGGACCGGCTGGCGGCGATGGTCGAGGACGCCGCGCCGCTGTGCCTGGTGACCTCGACGGCGGTCGCCGGCCGGGTGCCGAGCGTGCCGGGTGTGCCGCCGCTGGTGCTGGACGCGCCGCCGACCGCGGCGGACCTCGCGGGCCGCTCGGGCGCGCCGGTCACCGAGGACGAGCTGATCGCGCCCCGGGACGGCCGGCACCCGGCCTACCTGATCTACACGTCCGGTTCGACGGGCCGCCCCAAGGGGGTCGTGGTGCCCTACGCCGGACTGGTCAACATGCTGTTCAACCACCGCGAGCGCGTCTTCGGCCCCGCCGTGGAGCTGGCGGGCGGGCGCCGGATGCGGGTGGCGCACACGGTGTCGTTCGCCTTCGACATGTCGTGGGAGGAGTTCTTCTGGCTGGTGGACGGGCACGAGGTGCATGTCATCGGCGAGGAGCTGCGCCTGGACCCGGCGGCGCTGACCGCGCACTACGACCGGGTCGGCATCGACGTCGTCAACGTCACCCCGTCCTACGGGCAGCAACTGGTCGACGCCGGTCTGCTGGACGCGGACCGGCACCGGCCGACGCTGGTGCTGCTCGGCGGCGAGGCGGTGCCCGACTCGCTGTGGACGCTGCTGCGGGACACCGAGGGCACCATGGGCTACAACCTCTACGGCCCCACCGAGTACACCATCAACGCGCTCGGCGCGGAAGCGGACGCGAGCGCGTCCTCCTGCGTCGGCCGGCCCATCCACAACACCCGCGCCTATGTGCTCGACAGCGCGCTGCGGCCGGTGCCGCGCGGGGTGCCGGGCGAGCTGTACCTGGCGGGGGCGGGGCTGGCGCGCGGCTACTTCCGGCGCCCGGCGCTGACGGCGGAGCGGTTCGTGGCCGACCCGTTCGGCGGGCCCGGCACGCTGATGTACCGCACCGGCGACCTGGTGCGCTGGCGGGCGGACGGGCAGCTCGACTACCTGGGCCGTACCGACCACCAGGTGAAGATCCGCGGTTTCCGGATCGAGCTGGGCGAGATCGAGTCGGCGCTCACCGGCGATCCGGCGGTGGCCGCCGCCGCGGTCGCCGTGCACACGGGTCCCGGCGGGGTGAAGCGGCTGGTGGCGTACACCGTCGCCGCCTCCGGCGGGGCGCACGCCCCGGACGCCCCGGACGAGCCGGGGACGGGCGCGCTGCGGGCCAGACTGTCGGCGCTGCTGCCGGAGTTCATGGTGCCGTCCGTGTTCGTCCCGCTGGACGCGCTGCCGCTGACGGTCAACGGCAAGGTGGACCGCGCCGCGCTGCCCGCGCCCGCCTTCGGGGACACGGGCGGGGGCCGCCCGCCGAAGGACGCCCGCGAGGAGCTGCTGTGCGGGCTGTTCGCCGAGGTGCTGGGGCTCGAACGGGTCGGCGTGGAGGACAACTTCTTCGACCTGGGCGGCCATTCGCTGCTGGCGATGCGGCTCGTGGGCCGGATCCGGGCCGAGCTGGGCGTGCCGGTGCAGGTCGGCACGGTGATGTCGGCGCCGACGGTGGCCGGGGTGGCCGCGCGGATCGGCACCGACGCCCGCCGTGACGCCCTGCGGGTCCTGCTGCCGCTGCGCGAACGGGGTTCCAGAGCGCCGCTGTTCTGTTTCCACCCGGCCTCCGGGTTCAGCTGGCAGTACACCGGTCTGCTGCGGAACCTGGACCCGGAACGGCCGGTGTACGGCGTGCAGTCACCGGGCCTGTCGGGCGAACTGCCCGCCGTCGCCGACGTGGCCGGGCTGTGCGAGCTGTACCTGGCGGAGATCCGCGCCGTCCAGCCCGAGGGGCCGTACCACTTCGCCGGATACTCCTTCGGCGGCACGGTGGCGCACACGCTGGCGGCGATGCTCCAGGAGCGGGGCGAGGACGTGGCGTTCCTCGCGCTGCTGGACGCCTACCCGCCCGAGCGGGAGGACTGGTCCCATCTCGACTCCCCCGACTGGCGGGAGCGGCTGGAGCGGGAGGAGAGCGGCTTCCTGCTGGCGGTGGCCGGCCTCGACGGCGACAGCGGCCGTGCGGTGAGCCGCGCCGAGGCGGTCGCCGCGATCCGGGACAGCCAGGGCCTGCTCGCCGGGTTCGACGAGGAGCTGCTGCACGCCGTCGTCGACACCAATGTGCACTGTGTGCGCCTGCTCTCGCGCAGCCGTACGCGCCACTTCCGCGGTCCGGTGCTGTTCTTCACCGCCGCGCGCTCCACCCCCGCTGAGGACGCACCGGGCCTGGTGTGGCCCGCCCACATCGACGGCCCGCTGACCGAGCACGTACTGGACTGCGGTCACGACGAGGTGATGTCGGCGCGTGCGCTGGACGAGATCGGTCCCCTGCTGGACGCGGCCCTGCGGGCCGTCCCGGACGGGGGCCCGCAGCGGCCGCCGACGGCGATTGACCCGGCGTCCGCCAGCCAACTAAGGTAA
- a CDS encoding tryptophan 7-halogenase — translation MSTPEHATDTTTAGPAGSYDVVVVGGGPGGSTTAALVAMAGHRVLLLEKESFPRHQIGESLLPATIHGVCRFLGVTEELEKAGFMPKRGGTFRWGSNPEPWNFLFAYSPLMSGPTSTAYQVERMKFDKILLDNARRLGVEVRERCTAVATLSEGERITGLRWTDEDGRTHETAARYVVDASGSNSRLARTVGKRNYSDFFRNVALYGYYEGGKRLPGPDAGNILCCAWDDGWFWYIPLTDTLTSVGAVVNRSQVGTLSRDPEGAMAQFIEQAPMIKEFLQDAERVTEGPYGELRVRKDYSYAMERFWQPGMVLVGDAACFVDPVFSTGVHLATYGGLLAARSINSALGGGLDEERAFGEFERRYRREYGVFYEFLLAFYDMQHNEESYFWQARKVSRAEATDLRAFVELVGGVSSGESALTDLEGLKERFGGSSRELADAVTRTGPAQTESGERMGELFGTQVVTEVMQGMNEVQARASMGGATTLEKPLFSDGLVASSDGLGWAVPATADAGAAVPAQGGPAA, via the coding sequence ATGTCCACGCCCGAGCACGCCACCGACACCACCACGGCGGGTCCCGCCGGCTCCTACGACGTCGTGGTGGTCGGCGGCGGCCCCGGCGGCTCCACCACCGCCGCCTTGGTCGCGATGGCCGGCCACCGTGTCCTGCTGCTGGAGAAGGAGTCCTTCCCCCGCCACCAGATCGGCGAGTCGCTGCTGCCCGCGACGATCCACGGCGTGTGCCGCTTCCTCGGCGTGACCGAGGAACTGGAGAAGGCCGGCTTCATGCCGAAGCGCGGCGGCACATTCCGCTGGGGCTCCAACCCCGAGCCGTGGAACTTCCTGTTCGCCTACTCCCCGCTGATGTCGGGCCCCACCTCCACCGCCTACCAGGTGGAGCGCATGAAGTTCGACAAGATCCTCCTGGACAACGCCCGCCGCCTCGGCGTCGAGGTCCGCGAACGGTGCACGGCCGTGGCCACGCTGAGCGAGGGCGAGCGGATCACCGGCCTGCGCTGGACCGACGAGGACGGCCGCACCCACGAGACCGCCGCCCGGTACGTGGTCGACGCCTCCGGCAGCAACAGCAGGCTCGCCCGCACGGTCGGCAAGCGCAACTACTCGGACTTCTTCCGCAACGTGGCCCTCTACGGCTACTACGAGGGCGGCAAGCGGCTGCCCGGACCGGACGCCGGCAACATCCTGTGCTGCGCCTGGGACGACGGCTGGTTCTGGTACATCCCGCTCACCGACACGCTCACCAGCGTCGGCGCGGTCGTCAACCGCTCCCAGGTCGGCACCCTCTCGCGCGACCCCGAGGGCGCCATGGCCCAGTTCATCGAGCAGGCCCCGATGATCAAGGAATTCCTCCAGGACGCCGAGCGCGTCACCGAGGGACCCTACGGCGAACTGCGCGTCCGCAAGGACTACTCGTACGCCATGGAGCGCTTCTGGCAGCCCGGCATGGTGCTGGTCGGCGACGCGGCCTGCTTCGTCGACCCGGTGTTCTCCACCGGCGTCCACCTGGCCACCTACGGCGGTCTGCTGGCGGCCCGTTCGATCAACAGCGCGCTCGGCGGCGGCCTGGACGAGGAGCGCGCCTTCGGCGAGTTCGAACGCCGCTACCGCCGCGAGTACGGCGTGTTCTACGAGTTCCTGCTCGCCTTCTACGACATGCAGCACAACGAGGAGTCGTACTTCTGGCAGGCCCGCAAGGTGTCCCGGGCCGAGGCGACCGATCTGCGGGCCTTCGTGGAGCTGGTCGGCGGTGTCTCCTCCGGTGAGTCGGCGCTGACCGACCTGGAGGGGCTCAAGGAGCGCTTCGGCGGCTCCTCCAGGGAGCTGGCGGACGCGGTCACCCGTACCGGCCCCGCGCAGACCGAGAGCGGCGAGCGGATGGGCGAGCTGTTCGGCACCCAGGTGGTGACGGAGGTGATGCAGGGCATGAACGAGGTCCAGGCCCGTGCCTCCATGGGCGGTGCGACCACCCTGGAGAAGCCGCTGTTCTCGGACGGTCTGGTGGCCTCGTCCGACGGTCTCGGCTGGGCCGTGCCGGCGACGGCGGACGCCGGGGCCGCCGTGCCCGCGCAGGGGGGCCCGGCCGCATGA
- a CDS encoding cation:proton antiporter: MSAEEITSSVLAATGVVVALAAGLSALARRVGQPPVIGQVLVGIVLGPSVLGRFPGDPSSALVPVEALPHLGVLGQVALVLFMFSVGCELDTSLLRHQGRAVTSVSAAALAVPMAAGAGLGWLVLGSDLAPQGVPDGWAFPLYLAVALSITAMPVLASIVRDRGLSTTTPGTVATAAAALTDVVGWLLLAGVVALAGSGGRSAAELVGLLACYLLAMSAVARPVLRRAGALRGALRDGPLIAVALLSGWATSVLGLHAVFGAFLAGLLMPRRTDGTPDPELVSWADRAGSLLLPVFFITTGWSVDIGGLGGADVLLLLALFGTAVVSKLGGCTLAARLSGGSWRQSAVIGALMNTRGLTELIALNVGKQAGLLDGRWYSLLVVVAVATTAMTGPLLTWLGRDADAEDAEDGGNDADGTGGRPVPEVAHAGTGSGN, from the coding sequence GTGAGTGCGGAGGAGATCACGTCGAGCGTGCTGGCGGCCACCGGTGTGGTCGTCGCCCTCGCCGCCGGGCTCTCGGCACTGGCCCGCCGCGTCGGGCAGCCGCCGGTGATCGGCCAGGTGCTGGTGGGCATCGTCCTCGGGCCCAGCGTGCTGGGCCGGTTCCCCGGCGACCCCAGCTCCGCGCTGGTCCCGGTCGAGGCGCTGCCCCACCTCGGGGTGCTCGGGCAGGTGGCACTGGTGCTGTTCATGTTCTCCGTGGGCTGCGAGCTGGACACGTCCCTGCTGCGCCACCAGGGCCGGGCGGTCACCTCGGTGTCCGCCGCCGCGCTCGCCGTCCCCATGGCGGCGGGCGCGGGGCTCGGCTGGCTCGTCCTCGGCAGCGACCTGGCGCCGCAGGGCGTTCCCGACGGCTGGGCCTTCCCGCTGTATCTCGCGGTCGCGCTCTCCATCACGGCGATGCCCGTCCTGGCGAGCATCGTCCGCGACCGCGGGCTGTCCACGACGACGCCGGGCACGGTGGCCACGGCCGCCGCGGCGCTGACCGACGTCGTCGGCTGGCTGCTGCTGGCCGGTGTCGTCGCACTCGCCGGTTCGGGCGGCCGCTCCGCGGCGGAGTTGGTCGGGCTGCTGGCCTGCTATCTGCTGGCGATGTCCGCGGTGGCCCGACCGGTGCTGCGGCGCGCCGGCGCCCTCCGGGGGGCGCTGCGCGACGGACCGCTGATCGCGGTGGCGCTGCTGTCCGGGTGGGCGACCAGCGTTCTCGGCCTGCACGCGGTGTTCGGGGCGTTCCTGGCCGGGCTGCTGATGCCGCGCCGTACGGACGGCACCCCCGACCCGGAGCTGGTCTCGTGGGCGGACCGGGCGGGCAGCCTGCTGCTTCCGGTCTTCTTCATCACCACCGGCTGGTCCGTGGACATCGGCGGGCTGGGCGGCGCGGACGTGCTGCTGCTGCTCGCGCTGTTCGGGACGGCGGTCGTCTCCAAGCTCGGCGGCTGCACGCTCGCCGCCCGCCTGAGCGGCGGGAGCTGGCGGCAGAGCGCGGTCATCGGGGCGCTGATGAACACCCGGGGCCTGACCGAACTCATCGCACTCAACGTGGGCAAGCAGGCGGGCCTGCTCGACGGCCGCTGGTACTCGCTGCTGGTGGTGGTGGCGGTCGCGACGACCGCGATGACGGGCCCGCTGCTGACCTGGCTCGGGCGGGACGCGGACGCCGAGGACGCCGAGGACGGCGGGAACGACGCAGACGGCACGGGCGGGCGTCCCGTCCCCGAGGTCGCCCACGCGGGGACGGGCTCGGGGAACTGA